The following proteins come from a genomic window of Miscanthus floridulus cultivar M001 chromosome 2, ASM1932011v1, whole genome shotgun sequence:
- the LOC136530727 gene encoding uncharacterized protein, translating to MAAAEADPETAAALRAEVATLRMRVQELEAENQRLARNASSCTCGFKEGSVGSVTTQHNEEFHQSSTSEKDLSFPFDHTVVSTANEVQCNINAEGNGLPDDSSKHTKRTGRHVGILSHCPKRLVALKVMYFGQRFYGFSSEGNTEPTVESEIFKALERAKLMVGNRKESCYSRCGRTDKGVSATGQVISLYLRSNIKDVGGDMLDERPEIDYVKVLNRILPRDIRVLGWCPVPEDFHARFTCLSREYKYLFWKGDLDILEMQKAASNFIGEHDFRNFCKMDAANVSNYRRRITEFTISACDRRSNNDELCSMTIKGTAFLWHQVRCMVAVLFLIGQGLESPSVVDSLLDITKTPRKPQYKMAPELPLILRSCLFDKANFMCSSDASQSLTEHLNDEYHHHMLQAEIFHIASSCLPFPEPNSSETLQKKRNHIPLLSRQTEPSYEERISKVKTKLADNLK from the exons ATGGCGGCGGCTGAGGCTGACCCCgagacggcggcggcgctgcgggcGGAGGTCGCCACGCTGCGGATGCGCGTACAG GAGCTGGAAGCAGAGAACCAGAGGCTGGCCAGGAATGCTTCGAGCTGTACCTGCGGATTCAAG GAGGGCAGTGTTGGATCTGTTACTACACAACATAATGAGGAATTTCATCAAAGTAGCACTTCGGAGAAAGATTTAAGCTTTCCATTTGATCACACAGTAGTATCCACTGCAAATGAAGTACAG TGCAACATAAATGCGGAAGGCAATGGTTTGCCTGACGATTCTAGCAAACATACTAAAAGAACAG GTCGCCATGTGGGGATTTTAAGTCACTGCCCAAAGCGACTAGTTGCTCTCAAAGTCATGTACTTCGGCCAGAG ATTCTATGGTTTTTCTTCGGAAGGTAACACTGAGCCAACCGTTGAG TCGGAGATATTTAAAGCACTGGAAAGAGCAAAACTTATGGTTGGCAATAGGAAAGAATCGTGCTATTCGAGGTGTGGAAGAACTGACAAAGGAGTTTCTGCTACTGGACAG GTGATTTCCTTATATCTGCGATCAAACATAAAGGATGTTGGAGGGGACATGTTAGATGAAAGACCCG AAATTGATTATGTGAAGGTATTAAATAGAATTCTTCCAAGAGATATACGTGTACTAGGTTGGTGTCCTGTTCCAGAAGATTTTCATGCAAG ATTCACCTGTTTGAGCCGGGAATACAAATACTTATTTTGGAAGGGGGACTTGGATATATTG GAAATGCAGAAAGCTGCATCCAATTTCATTGGAGAACATGACTTTAGGAATTTCTGTAAGATGGATGCAGCAAATGTGAGTAATTACAGGCGGCGCATTACAGAATTTACTATTTCTGCATGTGACAGAAG GTCCAACAATGATGAGTTGTGCTCCATGACGATCAAGGGTACCGCTTTCCTGTGGCATCAAGTTCGCTGCATGGTAGCTGTGCTATTTCTAATAGGTCAAGGCCTTGAGTCACCATCT GTAGTTGATTCACTATTGGATATTACGAAAACTCCTAGGAAACCTCAATATAAAATGGCGCCAGAGCTTCCATTGATTTTGCGATCTTGTCTATTTGATAAAGCCAACTTTATGTGTTCATCAG ATGCCAGCCAGTCTCTGACTGAGCACTTAAATGATGAATATCATCATCATATGCTCCAAGCTGAAATATTTCACATAGCGTCATCATGTTTACCGTTTCCAG AACCAAATTCATCAGAAACGCTTCAGAAGAAGAGGAACCATATTCCTCTCCTGTCACGACAAACAGAGC
- the LOC136539782 gene encoding uncharacterized protein has product MTGGVKRVLLLCLCVAVVLVALGSGGVEARKRGKQSLGFYELRRGEFSMVVTNWGATILAVGLPDKNGHIDDVVLGYKDIGSYVNDTTYFGALVGRVANRIAGGRFTIRDRAYHTYRNDGNNTLHGGHRGFNQVFWSVRERVTGEFPHITFAYRSYDGEQGFPGNLDVLVTYKIDGDYSYSVTMYARPLDKPTPVNLAQHTYWNLRGHGSGDVLGHAVQIFANAVTPVGEDLIPTGAVTPVAGTPFDFRAPAAPGARIAQVEGGGYDINYVLDGETDGQGVRKVAVVSEADSGRVMELWGNQPGLQFYTGNFLKGDQGKDGAVYAKHGGMCLETQDYPDAVHEPGFPAEVYRPGQLYKHYMLYKFSINK; this is encoded by the exons ATGACCGGAGGAGTGAAGAGAGTCCTGCTGCTGTGCCTGTGCGTGGCCGTCGTGTTGGTGGCGCTCGGGAGTGGCGGCGTGGAGGCGAGGAAGCGAGGGAAGCAGTCCCTGGGGTTCTACGAGCTGCGGCGGGGCGAGTTCTCCATGGTCGTCACCAACTGGGGCGCCACCATCCTCGCCGTCGGGCTCCCCGACAAGAACG GGCACATCGACGACGTCGTTCTTGGCTACAAGGACATCGGATCTTACGTG AACGACACGACCTACTTCGGCGCGCTGGTGGGGCGCGTGGCGAACCGGATCGCCGGGGGGAGGTTCACCATCAGGGACCGCGCCTACCACACGTACCGGAACGACGGCAACAACACGCTGCACGGCGGCCACCGCGGGTTCAACCAGGTGTTCTGGTCCGTGCGGGAGCGCGTCACGGGGGAGTTCCCGCACATCACCTTCGCCTACCGCAGCTACGACGGCGAGCAGGGGTTCCCGGGGAACCTCGACGTGCTCGTCACCTACAAGATCGACGGCGACTACTCGTACAGCGTCACCATGTACGCGCGGCCGCTGGACAAGCCCACGCCCGTGAACCTGGCGCAGCACACGTACTGGAACCTCCGCGGCCACGGCAGCGGCGACGTCCTGGGTCACGCCGTCCAGATCTTCGCGAACGCGGTGACGCCCGTGGGCGAGGACCTCATCCCGACGGGCGCCGTCACCCCCGTCGCCGGCACGCCCTTCGACTTCCGCGCCCCGGCGGCTCCCGGCGCGCGCATCGCGCAGGTCGAGGGCGGTGGCTACGACATCAACTACGTGCTGGACGGCGAGACGGACGGGCAGGGCGTGCGCAAGGTGGCCGTCGTCAGCGAGGCCGACTCCGGCCGCGTCATGGAGCTGTGGGGGAACCAGCCGGGCCTGCAGTTCTACACGGGCAACTTCCTCAAGGGCGACCAGGGCAAGGACGGCGCCGTCTACGCCAAGCACGGCGGGATGTGCCTGGAGACGCAGGACTACCCGGACGCCGTGCACGAGCCGGGCTTCCCGGCCGAGGTCTACCGCCCTGGGCAGCTCTACAAGCACTACATGCTATACAAGTTCTCCATCAACAAGTAG
- the LOC136539781 gene encoding small ribosomal subunit protein uS4y-like, whose product MVHVSFYRNYGKTFKKPRRPYEKERLDAELKLVGEYGLRCKRELWRVQYALSRIRNAARELLTLDEKNPRRIFEGEALLRRMNRHGLLGEGQNKLDYVLALTVENFLQRRLQTIVFKNGMAKSIHHARVLIRQRHIRVGRQLVNIPSFMVRVDSEKHIDFSLTSPLGGGEPGRVKRKNSKKASGGGGDDEEEE is encoded by the exons ATGGTGCACGTGAGCTTCTATCGCAACT ATGGTAAGACTTTCAAGAAGCCAAGGCGTCCGTATGAGAAGGAGCGCCTTGATGCTGAGCTGAAATTGGTGGGTGAGTATGGTTTGAGGTGCAAGCGTGAGCTGTGGCGTGTGCAGTATGCCCTCAGCCGCATCCGAAATGCTGCAAGGGAGCTGCTCACCCTCGATGAGAAGAATCCCCGCCGTATCTTTGAGGGCGAGGCACTCCTGCGCCGCATGAACCGCCATGGTCTTCTTGGCGAGGGCCAGAACAAGCTTGATTATGTGCTTGCGCTCACTGTTGAGAACTTCCTGCAGCGCCGCCTTCAGACCATTGTCTTCAAGAATGGCATGGCGAAGTCCATTCATCATGCTCGTGTGCTCATCAGGCAACGCCACATTAG AGTTGGGAGGCAACTTGTCAACATTCCCTCATTCATGGTGAGAGTTGACTCAGAGAAGCACATTGACTTCTCCCTTACCAGCCCACTTGGTGGTGGTGAACCTGGAAGGGTGAAGAGAAAGAACTCAAAGAAGGCTTCTGGTGGAGGCggtgatgatgaggaggaagagtGA